The following proteins are encoded in a genomic region of Desulfosporosinus youngiae DSM 17734:
- a CDS encoding MFS transporter: MAQPAETIYGKNFAIPQRLERLPLTGYQKKIFYIIATAWFFDSMDLGMLTFVLGSIKADFQLTTVQAGLLSSASFLGMFLGAAIAGMLADKFGRKIVFQTSMILWGSASFLCAFSPNVETLAIARILLGFGMGMEFPIGQSLVSEFIPAKNRGRYIALLEGFWPIGFIAAGLLAYFILPIGGWRMVFLCEGIPAIFVLVIRRIVPESPRWLDASGQHEEANKVMLVFEEEVRKSYGQELPPVQNIKDSVAAPRSKKFSFFELWAPGYVKRTIMVWSLWFFALLGYYGITTWLGAFLQEAGYSVTKSVFYTIVISLAGVPGFFTAAYFIEAKGRKVTIITVLLGCAISAYFYGTATSLTTLILYGLCMQFFLFGMWSSIYAYTPELYPTRSRATGSGFASAVGRLGSLLGPSIVAIILPVTGQSGVFALGAACFVLAALVVGVLGIETKGKVLEEISA; encoded by the coding sequence ATGGCACAACCAGCAGAAACTATTTACGGTAAAAATTTCGCTATACCTCAAAGGTTGGAACGATTGCCGCTTACTGGTTACCAAAAAAAGATCTTTTATATCATTGCAACTGCTTGGTTTTTCGATTCGATGGACCTAGGTATGCTAACCTTTGTCCTGGGATCCATTAAAGCAGATTTTCAGCTGACGACAGTTCAGGCAGGCCTGCTCTCAAGTGCAAGTTTCCTGGGAATGTTTCTGGGCGCAGCTATCGCGGGAATGCTCGCTGACAAATTTGGGCGTAAGATCGTTTTCCAGACCAGTATGATCCTGTGGGGTTCTGCCAGCTTCCTATGTGCATTCTCTCCAAATGTTGAAACCTTAGCTATCGCCAGAATTCTATTAGGATTTGGAATGGGCATGGAGTTTCCCATCGGACAATCTCTGGTATCCGAGTTTATCCCCGCTAAGAATCGCGGGCGGTATATTGCTTTACTGGAAGGCTTCTGGCCTATTGGTTTCATCGCTGCCGGACTGTTAGCTTATTTTATCCTGCCGATCGGTGGTTGGCGCATGGTATTTCTATGTGAAGGTATTCCAGCTATTTTTGTACTTGTTATTAGACGTATTGTGCCAGAATCCCCCCGCTGGTTAGATGCCAGCGGCCAACACGAAGAGGCTAATAAGGTTATGTTGGTCTTTGAAGAAGAAGTAAGAAAAAGCTATGGACAGGAGCTGCCGCCTGTTCAAAACATTAAGGATTCCGTAGCTGCCCCGCGGTCAAAGAAGTTTTCGTTCTTCGAACTCTGGGCACCGGGATATGTTAAACGAACGATTATGGTCTGGTCTTTGTGGTTCTTTGCCTTACTGGGATACTATGGGATAACGACTTGGCTGGGGGCTTTCTTGCAGGAAGCAGGTTATTCGGTTACTAAATCCGTCTTCTATACAATCGTTATTTCACTTGCCGGAGTTCCGGGATTCTTCACGGCTGCTTATTTTATCGAAGCAAAAGGACGTAAAGTAACAATTATTACGGTGCTGCTGGGCTGTGCAATTTCGGCTTACTTCTATGGGACAGCCACATCTCTTACCACACTGATTCTTTACGGCCTATGTATGCAGTTCTTCCTCTTTGGGATGTGGTCATCCATATATGCTTATACTCCGGAACTTTATCCTACCAGGTCGCGGGCGACCGGCTCTGGTTTCGCCTCTGCAGTGGGCAGGTTAGGATCACTTTTAGGTCCTTCAATTGTGGCGATAATTCTGCCGGTAACGGGACAATCAGGTGTATTCGCCCTCGGAGCAGCTTGCTTCGTGTTAGCAGCACTTGTCGTGGGAGTTTTGGGTATAGAAACCAAAGGAAAAGTACTTGAGGAGATTTCCGCTTAA
- a CDS encoding sigma-54 interaction domain-containing protein: protein MNLETDDWHWQEIFESLHNGVVVINRNKDVIVFNKAAATVLNIPQAQVIGAQIEQVISNTRLVQVMETGTKELNQRIEINGMEIVSNRSPIRRGKEIIGAVAIFQDIAELEDLSHKLDTFKAINKSLDDVIESLDDGIVVANAQGIIVRANGAYQQMTGITVKEFVGKHVRDLLKQGYMNKSVTEMVLERRSKVNVMDIRNGKDLLMSGNPVFDENGNISHVVTAVRDVSQLNELKGKLAESEQIRDKYLYELEQLRSRQSFQKIITKDPVMQKKLDMAYYVANVDSNVLILGETGVGKELIAQLIHRASKRAKQPFMKINCGAIPSNLLESEFFGYESGAFTGALKEGKAGLFELAQGGTIFLDEVGELSLDLQVKVLRAIQDKEITRIGGKKPILLDVRIVAATNRQLEDMVRKKEFREDLYYRLNVVPIHIPPLRDRKADILSLVAEFLGRFNLKYGFQKWIHPDVMDVFLEHDWPGNIRELENTIERLVVTQREDCIGINALAETSLRSLKPTTGDITSLEAYLEGEECRVIAEAYRKTGSTRKAAAMLKISQSSMVNKMRKYKIEAKSFKE from the coding sequence GTGAATCTCGAAACAGATGATTGGCACTGGCAGGAGATTTTTGAATCTCTGCATAATGGTGTAGTTGTAATCAATCGAAACAAAGATGTCATTGTCTTTAACAAAGCTGCAGCGACAGTTCTTAATATTCCTCAGGCCCAGGTCATTGGAGCACAGATCGAGCAGGTAATATCCAATACAAGATTGGTCCAGGTTATGGAGACCGGCACGAAGGAACTTAATCAGCGCATAGAAATTAATGGCATGGAGATTGTTTCTAATCGGAGCCCGATTCGGCGGGGGAAAGAGATCATTGGAGCGGTGGCAATCTTTCAGGATATTGCCGAACTTGAGGATTTATCTCACAAATTGGACACGTTTAAAGCCATCAATAAAAGCTTAGACGATGTGATCGAGTCTTTAGATGACGGAATTGTTGTCGCGAATGCTCAAGGCATTATTGTTCGGGCTAACGGTGCTTACCAGCAAATGACAGGGATAACTGTGAAGGAATTTGTAGGCAAACATGTACGTGATTTATTAAAGCAAGGCTATATGAATAAATCGGTTACGGAAATGGTCTTGGAACGGCGGTCAAAGGTCAATGTAATGGATATCAGAAACGGTAAGGATCTTTTGATGAGCGGGAATCCGGTTTTTGACGAGAATGGGAACATTTCTCATGTAGTAACTGCCGTTCGCGATGTTTCTCAATTAAACGAATTAAAAGGGAAATTAGCAGAAAGTGAACAGATAAGGGACAAATACTTGTATGAACTGGAGCAATTGCGTTCCCGGCAATCCTTTCAGAAAATCATCACCAAAGATCCAGTGATGCAAAAGAAGTTAGATATGGCTTATTATGTGGCCAATGTGGACTCGAATGTTTTGATTCTTGGGGAGACAGGGGTAGGTAAAGAACTTATCGCTCAATTAATTCATCGGGCAAGTAAACGGGCCAAGCAGCCCTTTATGAAAATTAATTGTGGTGCAATTCCATCCAATTTGCTTGAATCCGAGTTTTTTGGCTATGAATCAGGAGCCTTTACCGGGGCTCTAAAAGAGGGGAAAGCAGGTCTGTTTGAGTTGGCTCAAGGCGGAACCATATTCCTTGATGAAGTCGGAGAACTTTCCCTTGATTTACAGGTCAAGGTTTTACGTGCCATTCAGGACAAAGAAATTACCAGAATAGGCGGCAAAAAACCCATTTTGCTCGATGTCAGAATTGTTGCCGCCACAAACAGGCAATTGGAAGATATGGTCAGAAAAAAGGAGTTTCGTGAGGACTTATATTATCGGCTGAATGTAGTCCCCATTCATATTCCGCCTTTAAGGGACCGCAAAGCAGATATTCTTTCTCTTGTCGCGGAGTTCTTGGGGAGATTTAATCTAAAGTATGGATTTCAGAAATGGATTCACCCGGATGTAATGGATGTTTTTTTGGAGCATGACTGGCCGGGAAATATCCGTGAACTGGAGAACACCATTGAACGCTTAGTGGTTACCCAACGCGAGGATTGCATAGGGATTAATGCATTAGCGGAGACTTCCCTCCGGTCATTAAAGCCAACGACCGGGGATATTACCTCCTTAGAAGCCTACTTAGAAGGTGAGGAATGCCGGGTGATTGCCGAGGCATACCGAAAAACCGGGAGTACACGAAAAGCGGCGGCAATGCTTAAGATTAGTCAATCAAGTATGGTTAACAAAATGAGGAAATATAAAATTGAGGCGAAAAGCTTTAAAGAGTGA
- a CDS encoding DUF4829 domain-containing protein, with protein MLKDSFISVVDKIKASRIKSILSFKKPAVGLSAAAIALAVLVGDIYLTNGVSADHQDKIDSDRVWYESYEKDGEDPERLDGFKTDYNKVKVKYISEMMGFKHANEFETSEPKFVADIDSMLKSAKSHEGETPDLSNNGIIQKYIIELSSESGGYACQLLYNTLYDKAYLEKDGGLHDIGTDYARYADSLLENPNISADMDNNAVALFKEYGWTLDYKINSMKLKLNDIESFSGFNSNSYYFAYNNELSKDIGLDISKYAGSNVDVEIYRIREGMPPVSNPNKNTRGIVVKNQSGIIGAFISAGRHSVFSACSLKSNGFEQIAGVLFNEWLEGKITAGAGEQRLAKLSPEQVIEEYFQALGKKDSKRAEACISKQTMLENLTTNMLNHRLYNEMISLPLTCADIHESKDPFSNLKSAALLKTDLLKNAETDENHKTYRVTVNLAYVNENIISSGVQFWGCSMVYETPQTGWKIVGFGQG; from the coding sequence ATGCTGAAAGATAGTTTCATATCTGTGGTCGATAAGATTAAAGCATCAAGGATTAAATCCATCCTCAGTTTTAAAAAACCTGCCGTTGGGTTAAGTGCAGCAGCAATTGCGCTTGCTGTGTTGGTGGGAGATATATATTTGACAAATGGTGTAAGCGCAGATCATCAAGATAAAATTGATTCGGACAGAGTATGGTATGAATCCTATGAAAAAGATGGAGAAGATCCTGAACGTTTAGACGGCTTTAAGACAGATTATAATAAAGTGAAGGTCAAATATATCTCTGAGATGATGGGCTTTAAACATGCAAATGAGTTTGAAACTAGCGAGCCTAAATTTGTCGCGGATATTGATTCTATGCTTAAATCCGCTAAAAGCCATGAAGGGGAAACGCCTGATTTATCAAACAATGGTATAATACAAAAATATATTATTGAATTATCTTCGGAAAGCGGCGGTTACGCTTGCCAACTTCTTTATAATACCCTATATGATAAAGCATATTTGGAAAAAGACGGCGGACTGCATGACATTGGAACCGACTATGCCCGTTATGCAGACTCACTATTGGAAAACCCCAATATAAGTGCCGATATGGATAACAATGCAGTTGCCCTCTTTAAAGAGTATGGCTGGACTCTTGACTATAAAATAAATAGTATGAAACTTAAACTGAATGATATAGAAAGCTTTTCAGGCTTTAACTCCAACTCATATTATTTCGCTTATAATAATGAACTTTCAAAGGACATTGGACTGGATATCAGCAAATATGCAGGTTCAAATGTTGATGTGGAAATCTATAGAATCCGTGAGGGAATGCCGCCGGTATCTAATCCAAACAAAAATACCAGAGGGATTGTCGTCAAGAATCAGAGCGGTATCATAGGAGCATTTATCAGTGCCGGCCGGCATAGCGTGTTTTCTGCCTGCAGCTTAAAGAGCAATGGTTTTGAACAAATAGCCGGCGTTTTATTTAACGAATGGCTTGAAGGCAAAATCACAGCCGGCGCCGGTGAGCAAAGGCTGGCTAAGCTATCTCCGGAGCAAGTTATTGAAGAATATTTCCAAGCCCTTGGTAAAAAAGATAGTAAACGTGCAGAGGCTTGCATTTCGAAGCAGACTATGTTGGAAAACTTAACAACAAATATGCTCAACCATAGGCTGTATAATGAAATGATCAGTTTGCCGCTCACTTGTGCGGACATCCATGAATCAAAAGATCCATTCAGTAATTTGAAGTCCGCTGCACTTTTAAAAACAGATTTATTAAAAAATGCTGAGACTGACGAAAACCATAAAACATACAGGGTAACTGTAAACCTGGCATACGTTAATGAAAACATAATCAGCAGCGGTGTACAGTTCTGGGGCTGCTCCATGGTTTATGAAACTCCGCAAACCGGCTGGAAAATAGTGGGGTTTGGGCAGGGATAG
- a CDS encoding type II toxin-antitoxin system RelE/ParE family toxin produces MAKYKVDVSEPAENDLRDIVRYISAQLSAPMTALKMMDSVEEAIAGLAVTPQKCPPVTDERLTIMGYRKLLVKNYIVFFTIDETSKVVDVERILYARRDWRHIL; encoded by the coding sequence ATGGCAAAATATAAGGTTGATGTATCGGAACCTGCCGAAAACGACCTTCGTGACATTGTCCGATATATCTCTGCGCAACTGTCAGCACCGATGACTGCGTTGAAGATGATGGACAGCGTTGAGGAGGCTATTGCGGGCTTAGCGGTTACGCCGCAAAAATGCCCGCCTGTGACTGATGAACGGCTGACAATAATGGGATATCGAAAGCTGCTCGTAAAGAACTATATTGTCTTTTTCACGATAGATGAAACGTCAAAGGTCGTTGATGTTGAGAGAATCCTTTACGCAAGACGCGACTGGCGTCATATCCTTTGA
- a CDS encoding type II toxin-antitoxin system prevent-host-death family antitoxin produces MPNIKSSTDLRNSYNEISTFCHESREPVFITKNGRGDLAVMSIETYEMLRGKLELYHLLDEGRTAVKEGRKRPLEEVMRDIRQEIIDGKI; encoded by the coding sequence ATGCCGAACATTAAATCCAGCACGGACTTAAGAAACAGCTACAATGAGATCTCGACGTTTTGCCATGAAAGCAGAGAACCCGTTTTTATTACTAAAAATGGGCGGGGAGATTTGGCTGTGATGAGTATTGAGACCTACGAGATGCTTAGGGGCAAACTCGAACTTTACCATTTGCTTGATGAGGGCAGGACGGCAGTAAAAGAGGGAAGAAAACGTCCGCTTGAAGAGGTAATGAGAGACATCAGGCAGGAGATAATTGATGGCAAAATATAA
- a CDS encoding ferritin-like domain-containing protein: protein MSDHQTNACNYKVYAPYPPVRVVGPNPVYACEMLSNMADVVSEMNDVTRYFYIAVVTKPQYSWISRCFHHISIVEMHHLNIFAELALLLGADPRLWSCREYTHWWSPSFIGYPRELRALIAESIKAEEAAIRKYSGQANTICDPNIVAILKRIILDEERHLRIFSEMYRQV, encoded by the coding sequence ATGAGCGATCATCAAACCAACGCGTGCAACTACAAGGTGTATGCGCCATACCCACCGGTGCGAGTGGTCGGCCCAAATCCGGTTTATGCCTGTGAGATGCTCAGCAACATGGCCGATGTTGTTTCCGAGATGAACGACGTCACCCGGTATTTCTACATCGCCGTCGTGACGAAGCCGCAATATAGCTGGATTTCAAGATGCTTCCACCATATTAGCATCGTTGAAATGCACCATCTCAATATATTTGCCGAGCTTGCACTGCTGCTTGGGGCGGACCCGCGGCTTTGGAGTTGCCGGGAATACACGCACTGGTGGTCGCCCTCGTTTATCGGTTATCCACGCGAGTTACGCGCGTTGATAGCTGAATCAATCAAAGCAGAGGAAGCAGCCATCCGCAAGTATTCCGGACAGGCGAATACTATCTGCGATCCGAACATCGTGGCGATCTTAAAACGCATTATACTAGACGAGGAACGCCACCTCCGGATTTTCAGCGAGATGTATCGGCAGGTATAA